The Penaeus monodon isolate SGIC_2016 chromosome 5, NSTDA_Pmon_1, whole genome shotgun sequence genome window below encodes:
- the LOC119573171 gene encoding pro-resilin-like isoform X1, with protein sequence MNPQQLLLLTLAAASTWTLGALGDKLPGGDHSGGGPGRGNSRRGQTSGTASQSYGLPHQGFSSGRSGHGSAGGPGAGLSSSYSQPSNSLGNGGGSSYDLPDEITAPGQSYGAPSQQTQTYGQPSRGQTQTVSQTYSTPQQTPILSQTYDAPQFSRNSQSPSQTYAAPQQQPSQTYGTPSRQEQPSQSYGIPQQEKPSQSYGPPQQQQPSQSYGTPQQQQPSQSYGTPQKQQPSQSYGTPQQQQPSQSYGTPQKQQPSQNYRTPQQQQPSQNYGTPQQQQPSQSYGAPEQPSQDYRTPQQQQPSQSYGAPEQPSQNYGAPQQSQNGYGQRQNANRLGARQNNNGGNRYGSRQNNGGGNGLGGKQNRDSNNGYGHQQNRGSGGYGGQQNGGDSGYGGQQNGGNTGYGDQPNTGGGNGYGEQQHMKGMPYGFDYAVNDQYTGTDFSQSESSDGNVVTGEYRVLLPDGRTQIVTYTADHENGFVADVRYEGEAQYPLGNNGGGYGGQQDSGYGGQQGNNNGYGGQQSGGNSYGGQQGNNNAYGGQQSDNSGYGGQQNNNNGYGGQENKDDSSGYGGQQHTGGSIFGGSTGQGSGYGRKK encoded by the exons CAGCTTCTCCTGCTTACTTTGGCGGCGGCGTCGACGTGGACCCTAGGGGCCCTTGGAGACAAGTTACCTGGCGGAGACCATAGCGGCGGAGGCCCAGGAAGAGGGAACAGCAGACGCGGACAGACTTCAGGGACGGCCTCACAGAGTTACGGACTTCCTCATCAGGGCTTCTCCTCAGGGCGCAGCGGGCATGGGAGCGCCGGCGGTCCTGGCGCGGGGCTGTCCTCGTCCTATTCTCAGCCGTCTAATTCCCTCGGAAATGGAGGAGGTTCTAGCTACGATTTGCCCGACGAGATAACAGCCCCGGGCCAGTCCTACGGCGCTCCCTCGCAGCAGACACAGACGTACGGACAGCCCAGCAGGGGTCAGACCCAGACTGTAAGTCAGACATATAGCACACCACAACAGACACCGATTCTTTCACAGACATATGACGCACCCCAGTTCTCCAGGAACAGCCAG AGTCCTTCTCAGACTTATGCGGCTCCTCAGCAACAGCCCTCACAAACCTATGGCACACCTAGCAGGCAGGAGCAGCCTTCTCAGAGTTATGGCATTCCACAGCAAGAAAAACCATCGCAGAGCTATGGACCTCCCCAGCAACAGCAGCCATCACAGAGCTATGGGACTCCCCAGCAACAACAGCCATCACAGAGCTATGGGACTCCCCAGAAACAGCAGCCATCACAGAGCTATGGGACTCCTCAGCAACAGCAGCCATCACAGAGCTATGGGACTCCCCAGAAACAGCAACCATCACAGAACTATAGAACTCCTCAGCAACAGCAACCATCACAGAACTATGGGACTCCCCAGCAACAACAGCCATCACAGAGCTATGGAGCCCCAGAACAGCCCTCTCAGGATTACAGAACACCACAGCAGCAGCAACCTTCTCAAAGTTATGGAGCTCCTGAGCAGCCGTCCCAGAATTATGGTGCTCCCCAGCAATCTCAAAATGGTTATGGACAAAGACAAAATGCGAACAGGTTAGGTGCCAGACAAAATAACAACGGAGGAAACAGATATGGAAGCCGCCAAAACAACGGTGGGGGAAATGGTCTTGGAGGTAAGCAGAACAGAGACAGCAACAATGGTTATGGACACCAGCAGAATAGAGGCAGCGGTGGATATGGGGGCCAGCAGAATGGAGGCGACAGTGGATATGGAGGCCAGCAGAATGGAGGTAACACTGGGTATGGAGATCAACCAAATACCGGCGGCGGAAATGGATACGGAGAACAGCAGCATATGAAG GGGATGCCATACGGTTTTGACTACGCCGTCAACGACCAGTATACCGGCACTGATTTCTCACAGTCAGAGTCATCTGACGGAAACGTAGTGACCGGGGAGTACCGGGTTCTCTTGCCCGACGGAAGGACGCAGATCGTCACTTATACCGCCGACCATGAGAACGGTTTTGTTGCAGATGTTAG GTATGAGGGCGAAGCTCAGTACCCTCTGGGAAATAATGGCGGTGGCTACGGAGGGCAGCAAGACAGTGGCTACGGAGGGCAGCAGGGTAATAATAATGGGTACGGAGGGCAACAAAGTGGTGGTAACAGTTACGGAGGACAACAGGGTAACAATAATGCATATGGTGGGCAACAGAGCGACAACAGTGGATATGGAGGacaacagaataataacaacGGGTATGGAGGGCAGGAAAATAAAGATGACAGCAGCGGTTATGGAGGACAACAGCATACTGGTGGGAGCATCTTTGGTGGCAGCACGGGTCAGGGCTCAGGGTATGGCAGGAAGAAGTAG
- the LOC119573171 gene encoding pro-resilin-like isoform X2 has translation MNPQLLLLTLAAASTWTLGALGDKLPGGDHSGGGPGRGNSRRGQTSGTASQSYGLPHQGFSSGRSGHGSAGGPGAGLSSSYSQPSNSLGNGGGSSYDLPDEITAPGQSYGAPSQQTQTYGQPSRGQTQTVSQTYSTPQQTPILSQTYDAPQFSRNSQSPSQTYAAPQQQPSQTYGTPSRQEQPSQSYGIPQQEKPSQSYGPPQQQQPSQSYGTPQQQQPSQSYGTPQKQQPSQSYGTPQQQQPSQSYGTPQKQQPSQNYRTPQQQQPSQNYGTPQQQQPSQSYGAPEQPSQDYRTPQQQQPSQSYGAPEQPSQNYGAPQQSQNGYGQRQNANRLGARQNNNGGNRYGSRQNNGGGNGLGGKQNRDSNNGYGHQQNRGSGGYGGQQNGGDSGYGGQQNGGNTGYGDQPNTGGGNGYGEQQHMKGMPYGFDYAVNDQYTGTDFSQSESSDGNVVTGEYRVLLPDGRTQIVTYTADHENGFVADVRYEGEAQYPLGNNGGGYGGQQDSGYGGQQGNNNGYGGQQSGGNSYGGQQGNNNAYGGQQSDNSGYGGQQNNNNGYGGQENKDDSSGYGGQQHTGGSIFGGSTGQGSGYGRKK, from the exons CTTCTCCTGCTTACTTTGGCGGCGGCGTCGACGTGGACCCTAGGGGCCCTTGGAGACAAGTTACCTGGCGGAGACCATAGCGGCGGAGGCCCAGGAAGAGGGAACAGCAGACGCGGACAGACTTCAGGGACGGCCTCACAGAGTTACGGACTTCCTCATCAGGGCTTCTCCTCAGGGCGCAGCGGGCATGGGAGCGCCGGCGGTCCTGGCGCGGGGCTGTCCTCGTCCTATTCTCAGCCGTCTAATTCCCTCGGAAATGGAGGAGGTTCTAGCTACGATTTGCCCGACGAGATAACAGCCCCGGGCCAGTCCTACGGCGCTCCCTCGCAGCAGACACAGACGTACGGACAGCCCAGCAGGGGTCAGACCCAGACTGTAAGTCAGACATATAGCACACCACAACAGACACCGATTCTTTCACAGACATATGACGCACCCCAGTTCTCCAGGAACAGCCAG AGTCCTTCTCAGACTTATGCGGCTCCTCAGCAACAGCCCTCACAAACCTATGGCACACCTAGCAGGCAGGAGCAGCCTTCTCAGAGTTATGGCATTCCACAGCAAGAAAAACCATCGCAGAGCTATGGACCTCCCCAGCAACAGCAGCCATCACAGAGCTATGGGACTCCCCAGCAACAACAGCCATCACAGAGCTATGGGACTCCCCAGAAACAGCAGCCATCACAGAGCTATGGGACTCCTCAGCAACAGCAGCCATCACAGAGCTATGGGACTCCCCAGAAACAGCAACCATCACAGAACTATAGAACTCCTCAGCAACAGCAACCATCACAGAACTATGGGACTCCCCAGCAACAACAGCCATCACAGAGCTATGGAGCCCCAGAACAGCCCTCTCAGGATTACAGAACACCACAGCAGCAGCAACCTTCTCAAAGTTATGGAGCTCCTGAGCAGCCGTCCCAGAATTATGGTGCTCCCCAGCAATCTCAAAATGGTTATGGACAAAGACAAAATGCGAACAGGTTAGGTGCCAGACAAAATAACAACGGAGGAAACAGATATGGAAGCCGCCAAAACAACGGTGGGGGAAATGGTCTTGGAGGTAAGCAGAACAGAGACAGCAACAATGGTTATGGACACCAGCAGAATAGAGGCAGCGGTGGATATGGGGGCCAGCAGAATGGAGGCGACAGTGGATATGGAGGCCAGCAGAATGGAGGTAACACTGGGTATGGAGATCAACCAAATACCGGCGGCGGAAATGGATACGGAGAACAGCAGCATATGAAG GGGATGCCATACGGTTTTGACTACGCCGTCAACGACCAGTATACCGGCACTGATTTCTCACAGTCAGAGTCATCTGACGGAAACGTAGTGACCGGGGAGTACCGGGTTCTCTTGCCCGACGGAAGGACGCAGATCGTCACTTATACCGCCGACCATGAGAACGGTTTTGTTGCAGATGTTAG GTATGAGGGCGAAGCTCAGTACCCTCTGGGAAATAATGGCGGTGGCTACGGAGGGCAGCAAGACAGTGGCTACGGAGGGCAGCAGGGTAATAATAATGGGTACGGAGGGCAACAAAGTGGTGGTAACAGTTACGGAGGACAACAGGGTAACAATAATGCATATGGTGGGCAACAGAGCGACAACAGTGGATATGGAGGacaacagaataataacaacGGGTATGGAGGGCAGGAAAATAAAGATGACAGCAGCGGTTATGGAGGACAACAGCATACTGGTGGGAGCATCTTTGGTGGCAGCACGGGTCAGGGCTCAGGGTATGGCAGGAAGAAGTAG